The Agrococcus carbonis sequence TCGACGCGCGCGTCGTGCCAGCCCTCGTCGACCGTCCAGTCGATCGAGACCATGTGGTCGGTGAAGTGGCGGCCGAACCCCGGTGCCGCGAGCACGCGCTCGCGGGCGTCGTCGGCGACGGGGCTGGGGTTGCGGGTGAGGGTGAACTCGAGCGTCATGCGTGCTCCTCAGGCGGTGAGCGAGGCGACGATGGCGTCGCCGATCTGGCTGGTGGTGCGGTTCGCGCCGTCGCGCGCATCGATGTCGGCGTCGACGGCGTCGCGGATGCGCTTGCCCGCTTCGGGGTGACCGGAGTGCTCGAGCAGCAGGGCGGCGGAGAGGATCGCGGCAGTCGGGTCGGCGATGCCGCGGCCGGCGATGTCGGGCGCCGAGCCGTGGACCGGCTCGAACATGCTCGGGAAGTCGCCTGCGGGGTTGAGGTTGCCGGATGCGGCGAGGCCGATGCCGCCCCCGACGGCGCCGGCGAGGTCGGTGAGGATGTCGCCGAAGAGGTTGTCGGTGACGATGACGTCGAAGCGGCTCGGCCGGTCGACGAGGAAGATCGTGGCGGCGTCGACGTGCAGGTAGTCGACGGACACGCCGGGGTGCTCGGCGGCGACCGAGTCGACGATGCGCTGCCACAGCTCGCCCGCGTGCACGAGCACGTTCTTCTTGTGCACGAGCGTGACGTGCTTGCGACGCTGCTCGGCGAGCTCGAACGCGAAGCGCACGACGCGCTCGACGCCGAACGCGGTGTTGACGCTCGTCTCGTTCGCGACCTCGTGCGCGGTGCCCTTGCGGAGCGCGCCGCCGTTGCCGACGTACGGCCCCTCGGTGCCCTCGCGCACGACGACGAAGTCGATCTCGCCCGGCTCCCGCAGGGGGCTCGCGACCTTGGGGTGCAGCTTCGTGGGCCGCAGGTTGACGTGGTGGTCGAAGGCGAAGCGGAGCCGCAGCAGCAGCCCGCGCTCGATGATGCCGCCGGCGAGCCTCGGGTCGGCGGGGTCCCCGCCGACGGCGCCCAGCAGGATCGCGTCGTGCTGCGCGAGGCTCGCGAGCGTCTCGTCGGAGACGATCTCCCCGGTCTCGAGGTAGTGCGCCGCGCCGAGCTCGTACTCGGTCTCGACCAGCTCGACGTCGGAGAGGGCGGCGCGCATGGCCCGCCTCGCCTGGAGCGTGACCTCCGGGCCGATGCCGTCTCCTGCGATGACCGCGAGGCGCAGCTGCTCCACACTTCCTCCTAGCGGCGCTGCGGCGCGCCCACTCGTCCGGTCGGCCCGCGCTCCCGCGCACCGTGGGATCCAGCCTAGCGGCGCGCGCCGGCCCGGCCGCGCGCGCAGACTCCGGGTTGCCGCTCAGGCAGCGGCAGTACCGTGCACGCCAACGGCGGTCCAGTCCCGGTCGCCTCGACGAATGGAGAGCACCTTGAGCATCGGCTTCGGAATCTTCCTGATGGCCGTCGGCGCGATCGTCGCGTGGGCGGTCCCGGCACTGTGGCAGGTGGATGGTGCCAACTGGACCCTCATCGGCTACATCCTGCTGGGCGCCGGCGCGCTCATCACCATCATCGGCATCGTGATGCTGGCCTCGCGCCGCCGCTCGACCGAGGTCTCGCGCTCCACGGTCGACCCCGCGCTCGGCACGCGGGTCGAGCGCACGGAGCGCCGCGACGACGTCGTCTGACACCTCGGCGCGCACGAGGCGCCTGCAGCACCCGGTTCCCTAGGCTGGCGGCGACGGCCGTCACGAGAGGACCGGGATGAGCACAGCCGCAGACATCGTGCGCCGCGAGGCGATCGCCGAGTACGCCCTGATCGGCGCTCCCCCGGAGCCCGATCTGCAGGGGCTCGTCGACCTCGCGGCCACGGTGTGCGGCGTGCCGACCGCGGTCATCAACATCATCGACGACCGCGCGCAGCACCAGATCGCGGCGATCGGGTTCGAGCCGAGCGTCTGCAGCCGCGAGGACTCGATGTGCAACGCGGTCTTCCAGGAGCCCGGCCACGTCGTGGTCCCCGATGCGCGCGAGGACGCGCGCTTCCGCGACAACCCGTTCGTCACGGGTGACATCGCGAGCATCCGCTTCTACGCATCCAGCCCCCTCATCACGCCGAAGGGCGTGCCGATCGGCACGCTGTGCGTCTTCGACGACGTCGTCGGCGACCTCAGCGAGCAGCGCAGCCGCTCGCTCGCGCTCCTCGCGCATCAGGTGGTCGACGTGCTCGAGCTGCGGCGGATGACGCGCGAGCTGTCGCGCTCGAACGCCCAGCTCGCCGAGTTCGCCGGTCAGGTCAGCCACGACCTGCGCAACCCGCTCACGGCGCTGCGCGGGTTCCTCGAGCTCGCTGCCGACAGCCCGGAGCTCGCCGACGCCCCGACCGCGAGCGGCGCGCTCGCGCGCGCGGAGGGCGCTGCCGAGCGCATGAGCGCGATGGTCGAGGACCTGCTCGACTACGCGCGCGTCGGCGGCAGCCTGCGCCGCTCGCGCGTCGACCTCGGCGCGGTCGTCGCCGACGCCCTCGACGACCTCGACGCATCCGTCGCCGCGGCCGGCGCCGTCGTCGAGGTCGAGCCGCTGCCGCACGTGACCGGCGACGCGACGCTGCTGCGC is a genomic window containing:
- a CDS encoding 3-isopropylmalate dehydrogenase, whose translation is MEQLRLAVIAGDGIGPEVTLQARRAMRAALSDVELVETEYELGAAHYLETGEIVSDETLASLAQHDAILLGAVGGDPADPRLAGGIIERGLLLRLRFAFDHHVNLRPTKLHPKVASPLREPGEIDFVVVREGTEGPYVGNGGALRKGTAHEVANETSVNTAFGVERVVRFAFELAEQRRKHVTLVHKKNVLVHAGELWQRIVDSVAAEHPGVSVDYLHVDAATIFLVDRPSRFDVIVTDNLFGDILTDLAGAVGGGIGLAASGNLNPAGDFPSMFEPVHGSAPDIAGRGIADPTAAILSAALLLEHSGHPEAGKRIRDAVDADIDARDGANRTTSQIGDAIVASLTA
- a CDS encoding DUF6458 family protein, yielding MESTLSIGFGIFLMAVGAIVAWAVPALWQVDGANWTLIGYILLGAGALITIIGIVMLASRRRSTEVSRSTVDPALGTRVERTERRDDVV
- a CDS encoding sensor histidine kinase, translating into MSTAADIVRREAIAEYALIGAPPEPDLQGLVDLAATVCGVPTAVINIIDDRAQHQIAAIGFEPSVCSREDSMCNAVFQEPGHVVVPDAREDARFRDNPFVTGDIASIRFYASSPLITPKGVPIGTLCVFDDVVGDLSEQRSRSLALLAHQVVDVLELRRMTRELSRSNAQLAEFAGQVSHDLRNPLTALRGFLELAADSPELADAPTASGALARAEGAAERMSAMVEDLLDYARVGGSLRRSRVDLGAVVADALDDLDASVAAAGAVVEVEPLPHVTGDATLLRALMQNLLANAVKFAGAERGRPRVSVRAHDVGSSWRIAVDDDGPGIPPHERERVFGLLARGGSGDVEGSGIGLSTCRRIVEAHGGSIGIDDAAAGGASVWVLLPADG